The following proteins are encoded in a genomic region of Catellatospora sp. TT07R-123:
- a CDS encoding serine/threonine protein kinase: MSTANADPELTRPCAHCGKPVPQRAAAGRPFRYCRDNDGICQSAARNSRLRHRNSPGLAGQVAKAYEVVERLEQVAETLMEALEVELSPAGVERQLAEVRAEAANQVAVAHTERDEARGDADRAAKQVREANDTAEKTRQQAEQQVQQARAAAEAEVAAARANAEEQRERAERAATAAAAATETAQAARSERDEARRDHAAAEALRQEAYRDRDATRAAADQVQAAFDLARAAAEEAGREAEGLKVELTRAQQQTTAAEAQTVAIRQESARQVEELRTELAQLRTALAAQQSAAALADQKAQQQAQQRLTEVTVLTAQRDGAQAEAAALRARVDELTGQVGQLASTLTQLTAKLTVPAQPVSPAEPTTA; this comes from the coding sequence ATGTCCACTGCGAACGCCGACCCCGAGCTCACCCGGCCCTGCGCCCACTGCGGCAAACCCGTGCCGCAGCGCGCGGCCGCCGGGCGTCCCTTCCGCTACTGCCGCGACAACGACGGGATCTGCCAGTCGGCCGCGCGCAACTCGCGGCTGCGCCACCGCAACTCCCCCGGCCTGGCCGGGCAGGTCGCCAAGGCGTACGAGGTGGTCGAACGGCTCGAACAGGTCGCCGAGACGCTCATGGAGGCCCTGGAGGTCGAGCTGTCGCCCGCCGGGGTGGAACGGCAGCTCGCCGAGGTGCGCGCCGAGGCGGCCAACCAGGTCGCCGTCGCGCACACCGAGCGCGACGAGGCGCGCGGAGACGCCGACCGGGCCGCCAAGCAGGTCCGCGAGGCGAACGACACCGCCGAGAAGACCCGCCAGCAGGCCGAGCAGCAGGTCCAGCAGGCCCGTGCCGCGGCCGAGGCCGAGGTCGCCGCCGCCCGCGCCAACGCCGAGGAGCAGCGCGAACGCGCCGAACGGGCGGCCACCGCCGCGGCCGCCGCGACCGAGACCGCGCAGGCGGCCAGGTCCGAGCGGGACGAGGCCCGCCGCGACCACGCCGCCGCCGAGGCGCTGCGGCAGGAGGCATACCGCGACCGCGACGCCACCCGCGCCGCCGCCGACCAGGTGCAGGCCGCGTTCGACCTGGCCCGGGCCGCGGCCGAGGAGGCCGGGCGGGAGGCCGAGGGTCTGAAGGTCGAGCTGACCCGGGCGCAGCAGCAGACCACGGCGGCCGAGGCCCAGACCGTAGCGATACGGCAGGAGTCCGCGCGCCAGGTCGAGGAATTGCGGACCGAGCTGGCCCAGCTCCGCACCGCACTGGCCGCGCAGCAGTCCGCGGCGGCGCTGGCCGATCAGAAAGCGCAGCAGCAGGCCCAGCAGCGGCTGACCGAGGTCACGGTGCTCACCGCCCAGCGCGACGGCGCCCAGGCTGAGGCGGCGGCGCTGCGGGCCCGGGTCGACGAGCTGACCGGCCAGGTCGGGCAGCTGGCCAGCACGCTGACCCAGCTGACGGCGAAGCTGACCGTGCCCGCGCAGCCGGTGTCCCCGGCCGAGCCCACCACCGCCTAA
- a CDS encoding GNAT family N-acetyltransferase: MVIRPIAASDFVAARKLLDDTFMSEGYTPAHHRSLLLDVAGRSAAPHTWTLVAADGHGLLGHVVVCRPPSPLVHLAHRGDAEIRLLATAPDARRRGIATALVTACLDRARHAGCHRAVLATQAPMLTAQRLYTRLGFQRVPGCDQTWEGRRLLAYELAL, encoded by the coding sequence ATGGTCATCCGCCCCATCGCCGCGTCGGATTTCGTCGCAGCCCGGAAGCTGTTGGACGACACCTTCATGAGCGAGGGGTACACCCCGGCCCATCATCGCAGTCTGCTCCTGGACGTGGCCGGACGCAGCGCTGCTCCGCACACGTGGACGCTGGTGGCCGCCGACGGGCACGGACTGCTCGGACATGTGGTCGTGTGTCGGCCGCCGAGTCCGCTGGTCCACCTCGCCCACCGCGGCGATGCCGAGATCCGGCTGCTGGCGACCGCACCGGACGCGCGCCGCCGCGGCATCGCCACGGCACTGGTCACCGCCTGCCTCGACCGCGCTCGCCACGCCGGATGTCACCGCGCTGTCCTCGCCACCCAGGCACCGATGCTCACCGCGCAGCGCCTGTACACGCGTCTGGGCTTCCAGCGCGTCCCCGGATGCGATCAGACCTGGGAGGGCCGCCGGCTTCTGGCATACGAGCTCGCCCTGTAG
- a CDS encoding GyrI-like domain-containing protein — protein sequence MTSTPPVHPAITDRAAQPYAGIKRTVTMHSIPEIADRIPEIIGWLAARGIAPAGAPFLKYNLIDMDRELVMEAGVPVAAEITGEGDVFGAVLPAGRYVTVIHHGHPMELVGVTGALLDWAQQQDLRWDMTPTADGERWTSRLESYHTNPMEQPDMNEWDTELAFRLAD from the coding sequence GTGACCTCGACGCCGCCGGTGCACCCGGCCATCACCGACCGGGCCGCTCAGCCGTACGCGGGAATCAAACGGACCGTCACCATGCACTCCATCCCGGAGATCGCCGACCGCATCCCCGAGATCATCGGCTGGCTGGCCGCCCGCGGCATCGCCCCGGCCGGGGCGCCGTTCCTCAAGTACAACCTGATCGACATGGACCGCGAGCTGGTGATGGAGGCGGGGGTCCCGGTCGCGGCCGAGATCACCGGCGAGGGCGACGTCTTCGGCGCGGTCCTGCCCGCCGGACGGTACGTCACGGTGATCCACCACGGTCACCCCATGGAACTGGTCGGCGTCACCGGAGCCCTGCTCGACTGGGCCCAGCAGCAGGACCTGCGCTGGGACATGACGCCCACCGCCGACGGCGAGCGCTGGACCAGCCGCCTGGAGAGCTACCACACCAACCCGATGGAGCAGCCGGACATGAACGAGTGGGACACCGAACTGGCCTTCCGCCTGGCCGACTGA